From a single Brassica napus cultivar Da-Ae chromosome C9, Da-Ae, whole genome shotgun sequence genomic region:
- the LOC106363486 gene encoding glutathione S-transferase T3-like yields the protein MVKSGGYVNLVMSQGPVHLDSCDPLLFTGQSSGVSTVKERRKWSLKEDLILIGAWLNTSKDPIVSNEQKQRWARINEGVCKFAGCYDMALREQRSGQNENDVMKSALDIFANDQGSKFNFEHAWRELRHDVKWCSTYLEKDKRKPADSQGDGEGAVPEPEPEPEERPIGVEAAKAGSKRKKTGKEEELAKLENLLELRKKISQQSLLESLLTKPKPLSEMESALKSEVLDHVTG from the exons ATGGTGAAATCTGGTGGTTATGTAAACCTCGTAATGAGTCAAGGGCCAGTTCATCTGGACTCCTGCGACCCTCTTCTCTTTACTGGCCAAAGTTCTGGTGTGTCTACTGTCAAAGAGAGGAGAAAATGGTCACTGAAAGAGGATTTAATCCTCATCGGAGCGTGGCTCAACACCAGCAAAGACCCCATTGTGAGTAATGAACAAAAG CAAAGATGGGCTAGGATCAACGAGGGAGTTTGCAAGTTTGCTGGTTGTTACGACATGGCACTGAGGGAGCAGAGAAGCGGGCAAAATGAGAACGATGTGATGAAGTCTGCGTTGGATATATTTGCCAATGACCAGGGATCGAAGTTCAACTTCGAACATGCGTGGAGGGAGCTTCGGCATGATGTAAAGTGGTGCTCAACATATCTGGAGAAGGACAAACGCAAACCAGCGGATTCCCAAGGCGATGGTGAAGGGGCAGTGCCTGAGCCAGAGCCAGAGCCAGAAGAGCGACCAATAGGAGTTGAGGCTGCAAAGGCTGGTAGCAAGAGGAAGAAAACTGGAAAAGAGGAGGAGTTGGCGAAGCTAGAAAATTTGTTggagttaagaaaaaaaatctctcaGCAGAGTTTGCtagagagtttgcttacaaAGCCCAAGCCTCTCTCTGAGATGGAATCAGCTCTCAAAA GTGAAGTACTAGACCATGTCACGGGTTGA